The following are from one region of the Melaminivora suipulveris genome:
- a CDS encoding type IV pilus twitching motility protein PilT, producing the protein MDITQLLAFSVKNKASDLHLSAGLPPMIRVHGDVRRINVDALDHKTVHAMVYDIMTDSQRKAYEEFLEVDFSFEIDGLARFRVNAFNQHRGAAAVFRTIPSKILTLEQLNAPKIFADLSLKPRGLVLVTGPTGSGKSTTLAAMVNYLNESAYGHILTVEDPIEFVHESKKSLINQREVGPMTLSFSAALRSALREDPDAILVGEMRDLETIRLAMTAAETGHLVFGTLHTSSAAKTIDRIIDVFPAEEKEMVRAMLSESLQAVISQTLCKTKDGQGRVAAHEIMLGTSAIRNLIREAKVAQMYSAIQTGNSVGMQTLDQNLTDLVRRNIISPAEARSKAKIPENFPG; encoded by the coding sequence GTGGACATCACCCAGCTGCTCGCCTTCAGTGTGAAGAACAAGGCTTCGGACCTGCACCTGTCGGCCGGGCTGCCGCCCATGATCCGCGTGCATGGTGACGTGCGCCGCATCAACGTCGATGCGCTGGACCACAAGACCGTGCATGCCATGGTCTACGACATCATGACCGACTCGCAGCGCAAGGCCTACGAGGAGTTCCTGGAGGTCGATTTTTCCTTCGAGATCGATGGCCTGGCGCGTTTTCGCGTCAACGCCTTCAACCAGCACCGGGGCGCGGCGGCGGTGTTCCGCACCATTCCCAGCAAGATCCTCACACTGGAGCAGCTGAACGCACCCAAGATCTTTGCCGACCTGTCGCTCAAACCGCGCGGGCTGGTGCTGGTCACCGGGCCTACGGGCTCGGGCAAGTCGACCACGCTGGCGGCCATGGTCAATTACCTCAACGAAAGCGCCTACGGCCACATCCTGACGGTGGAGGATCCGATCGAGTTCGTGCACGAGTCCAAGAAGTCGCTCATCAACCAGCGCGAGGTCGGGCCCATGACGCTGTCGTTCTCGGCGGCGCTGCGCTCGGCGCTGCGCGAGGACCCGGATGCCATCCTGGTGGGCGAGATGCGCGACCTGGAGACCATCCGCCTGGCCATGACCGCCGCCGAGACCGGCCACCTGGTGTTCGGCACGCTGCACACCTCCAGCGCCGCCAAGACGATCGACCGCATCATCGACGTCTTCCCGGCGGAGGAAAAGGAGATGGTGCGCGCCATGCTGTCGGAGTCGCTGCAGGCGGTGATTTCGCAGACGCTGTGCAAGACCAAGGACGGCCAGGGCCGCGTGGCGGCGCACGAGATCATGCTGGGCACCAGCGCGATCCGCAACCTGATCCGCGAGGCCAAGGTGGCGCAGATGTATTCGGCCATCCAGACCGGCAACAGCGTCGGCATGCAGACGCTGGACCAGAACCTCACCGACCTGGTGCGGCGCAACATCATCAGCCCGGCCGAGGCGCGCAGCAAGGCCAAGATTCCGGAGAACTTCCCCGGTTGA
- a CDS encoding YraN family protein has translation MGFLKNDPPAAPASTRLRGQAAEDLALTYLRGAGLALVARNYRTAGRGGGEIDLIMREPGGTLVFVEVRSRALPQFGGAAASIGATKRRRIVFAARCYLMRLPSPPPCRFDAVLIEGGQVQWLRAAFDAEGA, from the coding sequence ATGGGTTTCCTCAAAAATGATCCGCCGGCTGCGCCAGCCAGCACGCGCCTGCGGGGCCAGGCCGCGGAAGATCTGGCGCTGACGTACCTGCGCGGCGCAGGCCTGGCGCTGGTGGCGCGCAATTATCGGACCGCAGGCCGCGGCGGAGGTGAGATCGACCTGATCATGCGTGAGCCGGGCGGCACGCTGGTATTTGTGGAAGTGCGCAGCCGCGCCCTGCCGCAATTCGGTGGCGCGGCTGCCAGCATCGGTGCGACCAAGCGCCGCCGCATCGTGTTTGCGGCGCGTTGCTACCTGATGCGTTTGCCATCGCCACCGCCGTGCCGCTTCGACGCCGTGTTGATCGAGGGTGGCCAGGTGCAGTGGCTGCGCGCCGCATTCGATGCCGAGGGCGCGTGA
- the rsmI gene encoding 16S rRNA (cytidine(1402)-2'-O)-methyltransferase, which yields MSASFALALQAARDAAAGQHYPQSTLYMVATPIGNLADITLRALHVLQLVDAVACEDTRHTQALLRAYGIDKPAASLMALHQHNESQAAQQVVQRLRQGQRVAYASDAGTPGVSDPGARLAAAVRAEGLRCVPLPGASSVTAALSVAGAVAPQAQESGFVFAGFLPARGAERVAALQKLALDGRCVLLLEAPHRIRELAQALGTLGTRPVTLARELTKQFEEISTHAAQDLLPWLDGAPQRARGEFIVLLHPAQPREDESAGQDVLRLLLQELPTKAAVRLAAQITGSSRNALYAAALQIKGDAGD from the coding sequence TTGAGCGCATCCTTTGCCCTGGCCCTTCAAGCGGCGCGCGACGCGGCTGCCGGCCAGCATTATCCGCAGTCCACCCTGTACATGGTGGCCACGCCCATCGGCAACCTGGCCGACATCACCTTGCGCGCGCTGCATGTGCTGCAGCTGGTGGACGCCGTCGCCTGCGAGGACACGCGCCACACGCAGGCGCTGCTGCGCGCCTATGGCATCGACAAGCCCGCCGCCAGCCTGATGGCGCTGCACCAGCACAACGAGTCGCAGGCCGCGCAGCAGGTGGTGCAGCGGCTGCGCCAGGGTCAACGCGTGGCCTATGCGAGCGATGCCGGCACTCCCGGCGTGAGCGACCCCGGTGCGCGGCTGGCGGCCGCCGTGCGGGCGGAGGGGCTGCGCTGCGTGCCGCTGCCGGGTGCCAGCAGCGTCACCGCAGCCCTGAGCGTTGCAGGCGCCGTCGCGCCGCAGGCACAAGAATCCGGCTTCGTTTTTGCCGGCTTTCTGCCAGCCAGGGGTGCCGAGCGCGTCGCCGCGTTGCAAAAGCTGGCCCTGGACGGCCGTTGCGTACTGCTGCTCGAGGCACCGCACCGCATCCGCGAGCTGGCCCAGGCGCTGGGCACACTGGGCACGCGCCCGGTCACGCTGGCGCGCGAGCTGACCAAGCAATTCGAGGAGATCAGCACGCACGCGGCGCAAGACCTGCTGCCCTGGCTGGACGGCGCTCCGCAGCGTGCGCGCGGGGAATTCATCGTGTTGTTGCATCCCGCCCAGCCGCGCGAGGATGAGAGCGCGGGGCAGGACGTGTTGCGGTTGCTGCTGCAGGAGCTGCCTACCAAGGCGGCAGTGAGACTGGCCGCTCAGATCACAGGATCGTCGCGCAATGCCTTGTACGCGGCTGCGCTGCAGATCAAGGGGGACGCCGGAGACTGA
- the rpsK gene encoding 30S ribosomal protein S11, translated as MAKSPANNAAQRVRKKVRKNVSDGIAHVHASFNNTIITITDRQGNALSWASSGGQGFKGSRKSTPFAAQVASEMAGRAAMEQGIKNLDVEIKGPGPGRESSVRALGALGIRITSISDVTPVPHNGCRPQKRRRI; from the coding sequence ATGGCCAAGTCTCCCGCCAATAACGCCGCCCAGCGCGTGCGCAAGAAGGTCCGCAAGAACGTCTCCGACGGCATCGCCCACGTTCACGCGTCCTTCAACAACACCATCATCACCATCACCGATCGCCAGGGCAACGCGCTGTCGTGGGCCTCGTCGGGCGGTCAGGGCTTCAAGGGCTCGCGCAAGTCGACGCCATTCGCTGCCCAGGTGGCTTCTGAAATGGCCGGCCGCGCCGCCATGGAGCAGGGCATCAAGAACCTGGACGTCGAGATCAAGGGCCCCGGCCCCGGTCGCGAGTCCTCCGTACGTGCTCTGGGCGCTCTGGGCATCCGCATCACGTCGATCTCCGACGTGACGCCCGTTCCGCACAACGGCTGCCGCCCGCAAAAGCGCCGCCGCATCTGA
- a CDS encoding BON domain-containing protein, translated as MKKIVLRGVLAALIGATLSACVPLVIGGGAVVGTMVAIDRRTAGTQVEDEGIELRAASRVREALGDRVHVNITSYNRQVLLTGEALTAEDSQKVEQVVRDVENVLSVVNELGVGPASTFAQRSNDTFITGKVRASLVDAKDLTASAFKVVTERNVVYLMGRVTQREAKRAAEIARGVDGVRKVVRVFELLTEEELSRQMVAPATQDPAAARTPAKP; from the coding sequence ATGAAGAAAATTGTGCTGCGCGGCGTATTGGCCGCGCTCATCGGCGCCACCTTGAGCGCCTGCGTGCCGCTGGTCATCGGCGGCGGCGCCGTGGTCGGCACCATGGTCGCCATCGACCGCCGCACCGCCGGCACGCAGGTCGAAGACGAGGGCATCGAGCTGCGCGCCGCCAGCCGCGTGCGCGAGGCGCTGGGCGACCGCGTGCACGTGAACATCACCAGCTACAACCGCCAGGTGCTGCTCACCGGCGAAGCACTCACCGCCGAGGACAGCCAGAAGGTCGAGCAGGTCGTGCGTGATGTGGAGAACGTGCTGTCGGTGGTCAACGAGCTGGGTGTCGGGCCGGCGTCGACCTTCGCGCAGCGCTCCAACGACACCTTCATCACCGGCAAGGTGCGTGCCAGTCTGGTGGACGCCAAGGACCTGACGGCCAGCGCCTTCAAGGTGGTGACCGAGCGCAACGTGGTCTATCTGATGGGCCGCGTCACCCAGCGCGAAGCCAAGCGCGCCGCCGAGATTGCGCGCGGCGTGGACGGTGTGCGCAAGGTGGTGCGCGTGTTCGAACTGCTGACCGAGGAGGAGCTGAGCCGCCAGATGGTGGCGCCGGCGACGCAGGACCCGGCCGCCGCGCGCACGCCGGCCAAGCCCTGA
- a CDS encoding AMP-binding protein, translating into MSATAPQPLHEHLRRHARATPEGAAVLWYGRAITWAELDAASDAFAARLQALGVRKGEPVVLFLNNCPQYLVAHYGIQKIGAIVCPSGPLNKAHELAYQLNDLQARVLVAAADLLPVVEQVRAGSQLAHVFAVHYADWLPEQPAIDLPPELAAARQTPRQVPAGCEDFWAAMRTGEHPQPVALAMDDVALMTYTSGTTGLPKGAMLSYGNALFKTEVTAQTAGLARGDVCLSIAPLYHIAGMLMGVNTPVWVGCTQVLLFRFDPLAVLQAIERHRVSFWYSIAPMNVACMQVPQSFDLSSLKRNSVTSFGIAYTEALADKWQDFTGGCISCEAAYGLSETHTMDTGMPFDAIRWGTHGKPMPGVNVRIIDPASGAELPVGEQGEITLQSPGNFKGYWNKPEASAATLRGGWVHTGDMGRMDAEGYLTFTGRFKEMIKVSGYSVFPEEVESILNRHPAVAQSAVIGVPDAAKGEVVRAFIVPRAGQALDEADFIAWCREHMAPYKAPREVRVIDALPATGAGKVLRRLLKDAA; encoded by the coding sequence ATGAGCGCCACCGCCCCGCAGCCCCTGCACGAACACCTGCGCCGCCACGCCCGCGCCACGCCCGAGGGCGCCGCCGTGCTGTGGTACGGCCGCGCCATCACCTGGGCCGAGCTGGACGCCGCCAGCGACGCCTTTGCCGCCCGGCTGCAGGCGCTGGGCGTGCGAAAGGGCGAGCCGGTGGTGCTGTTCCTGAACAACTGCCCGCAGTACCTGGTCGCGCACTACGGCATCCAGAAGATCGGCGCCATCGTCTGCCCCAGCGGCCCACTGAACAAGGCGCATGAACTCGCCTACCAGTTGAACGACCTGCAGGCGCGCGTGCTCGTCGCCGCTGCCGACCTGCTGCCCGTGGTCGAGCAGGTGCGCGCCGGCAGCCAGCTCGCGCACGTGTTCGCCGTGCACTACGCCGACTGGCTGCCCGAGCAGCCCGCCATCGACCTGCCGCCTGAGTTGGCCGCCGCGCGCCAGACGCCGCGCCAGGTGCCTGCGGGCTGCGAGGACTTCTGGGCCGCGATGCGCACGGGCGAGCATCCGCAGCCGGTGGCGCTCGCCATGGACGACGTCGCCCTGATGACCTACACCAGTGGCACCACCGGCCTGCCCAAGGGGGCGATGCTCAGCTACGGCAACGCGCTGTTCAAGACCGAGGTGACGGCGCAGACCGCCGGCCTGGCGCGGGGCGACGTGTGCCTGTCGATCGCGCCGCTGTACCACATCGCCGGCATGCTGATGGGCGTGAACACGCCGGTGTGGGTGGGCTGCACGCAGGTGCTGCTGTTTCGCTTCGACCCGCTGGCGGTGCTGCAGGCGATCGAGCGCCACCGCGTCAGCTTCTGGTACTCCATCGCGCCCATGAACGTGGCGTGCATGCAGGTGCCGCAGTCCTTCGACCTCTCCAGCCTGAAGCGCAATTCGGTGACGAGCTTCGGCATCGCCTACACCGAGGCGCTGGCGGACAAATGGCAGGACTTCACCGGCGGCTGCATCAGCTGCGAGGCCGCCTACGGCCTGTCCGAGACGCACACCATGGACACCGGCATGCCGTTCGATGCCATCCGCTGGGGCACGCACGGCAAGCCCATGCCGGGGGTCAACGTGCGCATCATCGATCCGGCCAGCGGCGCCGAGCTGCCGGTGGGCGAGCAGGGCGAGATCACGCTGCAGTCGCCGGGCAACTTCAAGGGCTACTGGAACAAGCCCGAGGCCAGCGCCGCCACGCTGCGGGGTGGCTGGGTACACACCGGCGACATGGGCCGCATGGACGCCGAGGGCTACCTGACGTTCACCGGGCGCTTCAAGGAAATGATCAAGGTCTCGGGCTACAGCGTGTTCCCCGAGGAGGTCGAATCCATCCTGAACCGCCACCCCGCCGTGGCGCAATCGGCCGTGATCGGCGTGCCCGACGCGGCCAAGGGCGAGGTGGTGCGCGCCTTCATCGTGCCGCGCGCGGGGCAGGCGCTGGACGAGGCGGATTTCATCGCCTGGTGCCGCGAGCACATGGCGCCCTACAAGGCGCCGCGCGAGGTGCGCGTGATCGATGCGCTGCCGGCCACCGGGGCGGGCAAGGTGCTGCGCCGGCTGCTCAAAGACGCGGCCTGA
- a CDS encoding SIS domain-containing protein, whose product MLEQRIQQHFIDSADLKYQSAQSLSPAIAAAAQAMVACMTSGARVYACGIGPCGALAQQFAAMCVTGFERERPELAALAITPDATWACPATGDVGVPDMRLARQVRALGQAGDVLLVLTVAGSEPALLQAVQAAHERDMTVVACFGRDGGELAARLRETDVQIGVMHERAARVREVQALVLHCLCDGMDTLLLGDQEIML is encoded by the coding sequence ATGCTCGAGCAACGCATACAACAGCATTTCATCGACAGCGCCGACCTCAAGTACCAATCCGCGCAATCGCTGAGCCCGGCCATCGCCGCCGCGGCGCAGGCCATGGTGGCATGCATGACCAGCGGCGCGCGGGTGTATGCCTGCGGCATCGGGCCGTGCGGCGCGCTGGCGCAGCAGTTCGCCGCGATGTGCGTGACCGGTTTCGAGCGTGAGCGCCCCGAGCTGGCGGCTCTGGCCATCACCCCCGACGCCACCTGGGCGTGTCCGGCGACCGGCGACGTCGGCGTCCCCGACATGCGCCTGGCGCGCCAGGTCCGCGCCCTGGGCCAGGCGGGCGACGTGCTGCTGGTGCTCACCGTCGCTGGCAGCGAGCCGGCGCTGCTGCAAGCGGTGCAGGCCGCGCACGAGCGCGACATGACCGTGGTGGCGTGTTTCGGCCGCGACGGCGGCGAGCTGGCAGCGCGGCTGCGCGAGACCGACGTGCAGATCGGCGTCATGCACGAGCGCGCCGCGCGCGTGCGCGAGGTCCAGGCGCTGGTGCTGCATTGCCTGTGCGACGGCATGGACACCTTGCTGCTTGGAGATCAGGAGATCATGCTATGA
- a CDS encoding YggS family pyridoxal phosphate-dependent enzyme encodes MATIAEQLTGVRARIEAACRAAGRSPDEVALLAVSKTFDASAVLDAARAGQRAFGENYIQEAVDKMAAVHALVPDLAREFAWHCIGPIQSNKTRLVAEHFAWAHTVDRLKIAQRLSDQRPAHLPPLNICIQVNVDGGVNKSGASPDDALDLVRAVLQLPRLALRGLMAIPEPAPDFAAQLAMHQRARALFDAIAASGAAGLAQWDTLSLGMTGDLEAAVAAGSTLVRVGSGIFGARSYGPQADRALSQKL; translated from the coding sequence ATGGCGACGATTGCCGAGCAATTGACCGGGGTGCGGGCGCGCATCGAAGCGGCCTGCCGCGCCGCCGGCCGTAGCCCGGATGAGGTGGCGCTGCTGGCTGTCTCCAAAACCTTCGATGCGTCGGCCGTGCTGGATGCTGCACGCGCCGGCCAGCGCGCCTTTGGCGAGAACTACATCCAGGAGGCCGTGGACAAGATGGCCGCCGTGCACGCGCTGGTGCCCGACCTGGCGCGCGAATTTGCCTGGCATTGCATCGGCCCCATCCAGAGCAACAAGACGCGCCTGGTGGCCGAGCATTTCGCCTGGGCGCACACCGTCGACCGGCTGAAGATCGCGCAGCGGCTGTCCGATCAGCGCCCGGCGCACCTGCCGCCTTTGAACATATGCATCCAGGTCAACGTGGATGGCGGCGTCAACAAATCCGGCGCTTCGCCCGATGACGCGCTGGATCTGGTGCGCGCCGTGCTGCAGTTGCCGCGCCTGGCGCTGCGTGGCCTGATGGCCATCCCCGAGCCGGCACCCGACTTCGCCGCACAACTGGCAATGCACCAGAGAGCGCGTGCGCTGTTCGACGCCATCGCCGCATCCGGCGCGGCCGGGCTGGCGCAGTGGGACACGCTGTCGCTGGGCATGACCGGCGACCTGGAGGCGGCGGTTGCGGCCGGCAGCACGCTGGTGCGCGTGGGCAGCGGCATCTTCGGCGCGCGCAGCTACGGGCCGCAGGCAGACCGGGCGCTGTCGCAAAAGTTATAG
- a CDS encoding NAD(P)-dependent oxidoreductase: MTSSINPRDYEPTPARRVAFLGLGVMGYPMAGHLARAGHAVAVYNRTASKKIAWCAEFTPTDGQKHTHTPRETVQDADIVFCCVGNDDDLRSVMLGPEGAFAGMKPGAIFVDHTTASAAVARELYALAAERGLRFVDAPVSGGQSGAQNGQLTVMCGGDQDAFDAMRPVALSFGRAVTRVGDSGAGQLAKMVNQICIAGLVQGLSEAVAFGQQAGLDMPLVLEVIGKGAAQSWQLDNRGKTMAEGRFDFGFAVDWMRKDLGLVLDEARRNGARVPVTALVDQFYADVQSAGGGRWDTSSLITRLAPDKK, from the coding sequence ATGACCAGCAGCATCAATCCGCGCGACTACGAACCCACGCCCGCGCGCCGCGTCGCCTTCCTGGGCCTGGGCGTGATGGGCTATCCCATGGCCGGCCACCTCGCGCGCGCCGGCCATGCGGTGGCGGTGTACAACCGGACTGCTAGTAAAAAGATAGCATGGTGCGCAGAATTCACGCCGACTGACGGCCAAAAACACACCCATACGCCGCGCGAGACGGTGCAGGACGCCGACATCGTGTTCTGCTGCGTCGGCAACGACGACGACCTGCGCAGCGTGATGCTGGGGCCGGAAGGCGCTTTCGCCGGCATGAAGCCCGGCGCGATCTTCGTCGACCACACCACGGCCTCGGCGGCAGTGGCACGCGAGCTGTACGCGCTGGCGGCAGAGCGCGGCCTGCGCTTCGTCGACGCGCCGGTCTCGGGCGGTCAATCCGGCGCGCAGAACGGCCAGCTGACGGTGATGTGCGGCGGCGATCAGGACGCTTTCGACGCGATGCGCCCGGTGGCACTCTCCTTCGGCCGCGCCGTGACTCGGGTCGGGGACAGCGGCGCCGGGCAACTGGCCAAGATGGTCAACCAGATCTGCATTGCCGGTCTGGTGCAGGGCCTGTCGGAGGCCGTGGCCTTCGGCCAGCAGGCGGGGCTGGACATGCCGCTGGTGCTGGAGGTGATCGGCAAGGGCGCGGCGCAAAGCTGGCAGCTGGACAACCGCGGCAAGACCATGGCCGAAGGCCGCTTCGACTTCGGCTTCGCGGTGGACTGGATGCGCAAGGACTTAGGGCTGGTGCTCGACGAGGCGCGGCGCAATGGCGCGCGCGTGCCCGTCACCGCGCTGGTAGACCAGTTCTACGCCGACGTGCAAAGCGCCGGCGGCGGGCGCTGGGACACTTCCAGCCTCATCACCCGCCTGGCGCCGGACAAGAAATAG
- the rplQ gene encoding 50S ribosomal protein L17: MRHGHGLRKLNRTTSHRLAMLQNMMNSLIEHEAIKTTVPKAKELRRVIEPMITLAKEDSVANRRLAFNRLRNRDNVTKLFNELGPRFKARPGGYTRILKMGFRVGDNAPMAYVEFVERAEEKAEDASANA, encoded by the coding sequence ATGCGCCACGGACACGGACTCCGTAAATTGAACCGCACGACATCGCACCGCCTGGCGATGCTGCAAAACATGATGAACTCGCTCATCGAGCACGAGGCCATCAAGACAACTGTGCCCAAGGCCAAGGAACTGCGCCGCGTGATCGAGCCCATGATCACCCTGGCCAAGGAAGACTCGGTGGCCAATCGCCGCCTGGCTTTCAACCGCCTGCGCAATCGCGACAACGTGACCAAGCTGTTCAACGAACTCGGCCCGCGCTTCAAGGCGCGTCCGGGCGGCTACACGCGCATCCTGAAGATGGGTTTCCGCGTCGGTGACAACGCGCCCATGGCTTATGTCGAGTTCGTCGAGCGCGCTGAAGAAAAAGCTGAAGACGCTTCGGCGAACGCCTGA
- a CDS encoding PilT/PilU family type 4a pilus ATPase gives MERDQASKFINDLLRLMVSRGGSDLFITAEFPPAIKVDGKVTKVSPQPLTPGHTLALARSIMSDRQIADFERTKECNFAISPAGVGRFRVNTFVQQGRVGMVMRSIPTRPPTIDGLGMPQVLKEVAMAKRGLCILVGATGSGKSTTLAAMLDWRNENSHGHIVTVEDPVEFVHAHKNCVVTQREIGLDTDSWEIALKNSLRQAPDVILMGEIRDRETMEHAVVFAETGHLCLATLHANSANQALDRIVNFFPEERREQLLMDLSLNLRAMVSQRLVPHQNGKGRAAAVEIMLNTPLIADLIFKNEVVEIKEIMKKSRNLGMQTFDQSLFDLFEAGVITYEDALRNADSVNDLRLQIKLSSQRMKTTDLAAGTEHLSIV, from the coding sequence ATGGAACGCGATCAGGCCAGTAAATTCATCAACGATCTGCTCCGGCTGATGGTCAGCCGCGGCGGCAGCGACCTGTTCATCACGGCCGAGTTTCCGCCGGCCATCAAGGTCGACGGCAAGGTCACCAAGGTCTCGCCGCAACCGCTCACGCCCGGCCACACGCTGGCGCTGGCGCGCTCCATCATGAGCGACCGGCAGATCGCCGACTTCGAACGCACCAAGGAGTGCAATTTCGCCATTTCCCCAGCCGGCGTCGGGCGCTTTCGCGTCAACACTTTCGTGCAGCAGGGCCGCGTGGGCATGGTCATGCGCTCCATCCCGACGCGCCCGCCGACCATCGACGGCCTGGGGATGCCGCAGGTGCTCAAGGAGGTCGCCATGGCCAAGCGCGGCCTGTGCATCCTGGTGGGCGCCACCGGCTCGGGCAAGTCGACCACGCTGGCGGCCATGCTGGACTGGCGCAACGAGAACTCGCACGGCCACATCGTCACGGTGGAGGACCCGGTGGAGTTCGTGCACGCGCACAAGAACTGCGTGGTCACGCAGCGCGAGATCGGTCTGGACACGGACAGCTGGGAAATCGCGCTGAAAAACAGCCTGCGCCAGGCGCCCGACGTGATCCTGATGGGCGAGATCCGCGACCGCGAGACGATGGAGCACGCGGTGGTCTTCGCCGAAACCGGCCACCTGTGCCTGGCCACGCTGCACGCCAACAGCGCCAACCAGGCGCTGGACCGCATCGTCAACTTCTTCCCCGAGGAGCGGCGCGAACAGCTCCTGATGGACCTGTCGCTGAACCTGCGCGCCATGGTCTCGCAGCGCCTGGTGCCGCACCAAAACGGCAAGGGCCGCGCCGCCGCCGTGGAGATCATGCTGAACACGCCCCTGATTGCCGACCTGATCTTCAAGAACGAGGTGGTCGAGATCAAGGAGATCATGAAAAAGAGCCGCAACCTCGGCATGCAGACCTTCGACCAGTCGCTGTTCGACCTGTTCGAGGCGGGCGTCATCACCTACGAGGACGCGCTGCGCAACGCCGATTCGGTCAACGACCTGCGGCTGCAGATCAAGCTGTCCAGCCAGCGCATGAAGACCACCGACCTGGCTGCCGGCACCGAGCACCTGAGCATCGTCTGA
- the rpsD gene encoding 30S ribosomal protein S4, which yields MARYLGPKAKLSRREGTDLFLKSARRSIADKAKFDSKPGQHGRTSGARTSDYGLQLREKQKVKRMYGVLEKQFRRYFEEAERRRGNTGANLMGLLECRLDNVVYRMGFGSTRAEARQLVSHKAITVNGQSVNIASYLVKAGDVVAVREKSKKQARIVEALQLAQQVGIPAWVEVNADKAEGTFKKVPDRDEFGADINESLIVELYSR from the coding sequence GTGGCACGCTATCTCGGTCCCAAGGCCAAACTCTCCCGCCGTGAAGGCACCGACCTGTTCCTCAAGAGCGCCCGTCGCTCGATCGCGGACAAGGCCAAGTTCGACTCCAAACCCGGCCAACACGGCCGCACCTCGGGCGCCCGCACGTCCGACTATGGCCTGCAGCTGCGCGAGAAGCAGAAGGTCAAGCGCATGTACGGCGTGCTGGAAAAGCAGTTCCGCCGTTACTTCGAGGAGGCCGAGCGCCGCCGCGGCAACACTGGTGCCAACCTGATGGGCCTGCTGGAGTGCCGCCTGGACAATGTGGTCTATCGCATGGGCTTCGGCTCCACGCGCGCCGAAGCGCGCCAGCTGGTGTCGCACAAGGCCATCACCGTGAACGGCCAGTCCGTGAACATCGCCTCTTACCTGGTCAAGGCCGGCGACGTGGTGGCAGTGCGTGAGAAGTCCAAGAAGCAGGCGCGCATCGTCGAAGCCCTGCAACTGGCCCAGCAGGTCGGCATTCCGGCCTGGGTCGAAGTCAACGCCGACAAGGCCGAAGGCACGTTCAAGAAGGTGCCGGACCGCGACGAATTCGGCGCCGACATCAACGAATCGCTGATCGTCGAGTTGTACTCGCGTTGA
- a CDS encoding DNA-directed RNA polymerase subunit alpha gives MQTNLLKPKTINVEQLGPNRAQVELEPFERGYGHTLGNALRRVLLSSMLGYAATEVTIAGVVHEYSSIDGVQEDVVNILLNLKGVVFKLLNRDEVTLSLRKDGEGVVTARDIQTPHDVEIVNPDHVIATLSAGGKLDMQIKVEKGRGYVPGNLRRYADESTKSIGRIVLDASFSPIRRVSYTVESARVEQRTDLDKLVMEIETNGAITAEDAVRASAKILVEQLAVFAQLEGGELAAFDAPASSRGNATFDPILLRPVDELELTVRSANCLKAENIYYIGDLIQRTENELLKTPNLGRKSLNEIKEVLASRGLTLGMKLENWPPAGLDKR, from the coding sequence ATGCAAACCAATCTGCTGAAACCCAAGACCATCAACGTCGAGCAGCTCGGGCCCAACCGCGCCCAGGTCGAACTGGAACCGTTCGAGCGCGGCTACGGCCACACGCTGGGCAACGCCCTGCGTCGGGTGCTGCTGTCGTCCATGCTGGGTTACGCAGCAACCGAAGTGACGATCGCCGGCGTGGTGCATGAGTACTCGTCCATCGACGGCGTGCAGGAAGACGTCGTCAACATCCTGCTGAACTTGAAGGGTGTGGTGTTCAAGCTGCTCAACCGTGACGAGGTGACGCTGTCGCTGCGCAAGGACGGCGAAGGCGTGGTCACGGCGCGCGACATCCAGACGCCGCACGACGTCGAGATCGTCAACCCCGACCACGTCATCGCCACGCTGTCCGCCGGCGGCAAGCTGGACATGCAGATCAAGGTCGAAAAGGGCCGCGGCTATGTGCCGGGCAATCTGCGCCGGTACGCCGACGAGTCGACCAAGTCGATCGGCCGCATCGTGCTCGATGCCTCGTTCTCGCCGATCCGCCGCGTCAGCTACACGGTGGAGAGCGCGCGCGTGGAGCAGCGCACCGACCTGGACAAGCTGGTCATGGAAATCGAGACCAACGGCGCCATCACCGCGGAAGATGCGGTGCGCGCCTCGGCCAAGATCCTGGTCGAGCAGCTGGCAGTGTTCGCTCAGCTTGAAGGCGGCGAACTGGCTGCATTCGACGCACCGGCGAGCTCGCGCGGCAATGCCACGTTCGACCCGATCCTGCTGCGCCCGGTGGACGAGCTGGAGCTCACCGTGCGTTCGGCCAACTGCCTGAAGGCCGAGAACATCTACTACATCGGTGACCTGATCCAGCGCACCGAGAACGAGCTGCTGAAGACGCCCAACCTGGGCCGCAAGTCGCTCAACGAAATCAAGGAAGTGCTCGCCTCGCGCGGCCTGACCCTGGGCATGAAGCTCGAAAACTGGCCGCCCGCCGGCCTGGACAAGCGCTGA